From one Sphingomonas sp. BT-65 genomic stretch:
- a CDS encoding DUF2975 domain-containing protein encodes MNAVRDRDPLLAITQFLLRLGIGLIALAAVIVAFALVALILVPDQQLLPRLSAEGTRWWVVAAVAVSLVLLTLYLFFTLNLSRIVATVGTGDPFRPENADRLDRMAWLTLGSQGCLLVLAPLVGVIASRIDELRGDFDLGLDGFVMALVLFILARVFRHGTAMRDDLEGTV; translated from the coding sequence ATGAATGCCGTTCGAGACCGTGATCCGCTGCTGGCGATCACCCAGTTCCTGCTGCGCCTGGGCATCGGCCTGATCGCGCTCGCCGCCGTCATCGTGGCGTTCGCTCTCGTCGCGCTGATTCTCGTCCCCGACCAGCAGCTCCTCCCCCGCCTCTCGGCCGAGGGGACCCGGTGGTGGGTGGTCGCCGCCGTGGCGGTGAGCCTCGTCCTGCTCACGCTCTATCTGTTCTTCACGCTCAACCTCAGCCGGATCGTCGCCACCGTCGGCACCGGCGACCCCTTCCGGCCGGAGAATGCCGACCGGCTCGACCGCATGGCGTGGCTGACGCTCGGCAGCCAGGGCTGCCTGCTCGTGCTCGCCCCGCTGGTCGGGGTGATCGCGAGCCGGATCGACGAGCTGCGCGGCGATTTCGACCTTGGGCTCGACGGTTTCGTCATGGCGCTGGTGCTGTTCATCCTCGCCCGCGTCTTCCGCCACGGCACCGCGATGCGCGACGATCTCGAGGGGACGGTGTGA
- a CDS encoding DUF2218 domain-containing protein — MAFSSTGFAKTDKASRYLQQLCEHWEHNLKVEFTPDHGTIVFPKDARGADWPGDGLVTLDAKPDGLAIRVDASAEGQLEGLKGAVERHVDRFAFREAPLSYAWG, encoded by the coding sequence ATGGCGTTCAGTTCGACGGGGTTCGCGAAGACGGACAAGGCGAGCCGCTACCTCCAGCAGCTGTGCGAGCATTGGGAGCACAATCTCAAGGTCGAGTTCACGCCCGACCATGGCACGATCGTGTTCCCGAAGGACGCGCGCGGCGCCGACTGGCCCGGCGACGGGCTGGTCACGCTCGACGCGAAGCCCGACGGGCTGGCGATCCGCGTGGACGCCAGCGCCGAGGGGCAGCTCGAAGGGTTGAAGGGCGCGGTCGAGCGGCATGTCGACCGCTTCGCGTTCCGCGAGGCGCCGCTGAGCTACGCGTGGGGCTAA
- the radA gene encoding DNA repair protein RadA gives MAKLQKRYVCQQCGSVSSKWAGQCVDCGEWNTLVEDAGAVVTVFQAKHNLQGGGRMISLSGLDAEVPLPDRMPTGIAELDRALGGGFVEASATLIGGDPGIGKSTLLLQAAAKMALQGLGVAYVSGEEAANQVRLRARRLGLGNAPVQLAAATSVRDILTTLGGGAPPRLLIIDSIQTMHSDLIEGAPGTVSQVRASAQELIRFAKERGTAVVLVGHVTKDGSLAGPRVLEHMVDTVLAFEGERSHQYRILRATKNRFGGTDEIGVFAMETGGLAEVGNPSSLFLTSRDESVTGTVVFPAMEGTRPVLVEIQALVVRLASGATPRRAVVGWDSGRLAMILAVLEARCGLSFSTSEVYLNIAGGYRVQDPAADMAVAAALVSALSERPVAADAVAFGEIALSGEVRPVAHGALRLKEAGKLGFTRALVPASQPKEGTMALTGFKNLGGFVEHMLGR, from the coding sequence ATGGCCAAACTCCAGAAGCGCTATGTCTGCCAGCAATGCGGATCGGTCTCGTCCAAATGGGCGGGGCAATGCGTCGATTGCGGCGAGTGGAACACGCTGGTCGAGGATGCCGGCGCGGTGGTTACGGTGTTCCAGGCCAAGCATAATCTGCAGGGCGGCGGGCGGATGATCTCGCTCTCCGGGCTCGACGCTGAGGTGCCGCTGCCCGATCGCATGCCGACCGGAATCGCCGAACTCGACCGCGCGCTCGGCGGCGGCTTCGTCGAGGCGTCGGCGACGCTGATCGGCGGCGATCCGGGGATCGGCAAGTCGACCTTGCTGTTGCAGGCCGCTGCCAAGATGGCGCTGCAAGGCCTTGGCGTCGCCTATGTTTCGGGCGAGGAGGCGGCCAATCAGGTGCGGCTGCGCGCGCGGCGGCTGGGGCTGGGCAATGCGCCGGTGCAGTTGGCGGCGGCGACATCGGTGCGCGATATCCTGACCACGCTGGGCGGCGGGGCGCCGCCGCGGCTGCTGATCATCGACTCGATCCAGACGATGCACAGCGACTTGATCGAGGGCGCGCCCGGCACGGTGAGCCAGGTGCGCGCATCGGCGCAGGAGCTGATCCGCTTCGCCAAGGAACGTGGCACCGCGGTGGTGCTGGTGGGGCACGTCACCAAGGACGGCAGCCTCGCGGGGCCGCGCGTGCTCGAGCATATGGTCGATACCGTGCTGGCGTTCGAGGGCGAGCGCAGCCACCAGTATCGCATCCTGCGCGCGACCAAGAACCGCTTCGGCGGGACCGACGAGATCGGCGTGTTCGCGATGGAGACCGGCGGGCTGGCGGAGGTCGGCAACCCCTCCTCGCTGTTCCTCACCAGCCGCGACGAGAGCGTGACCGGGACGGTGGTGTTCCCGGCGATGGAAGGGACGCGGCCGGTGCTGGTCGAGATCCAGGCATTGGTGGTGCGGCTGGCGAGCGGCGCGACGCCGCGGCGCGCGGTGGTGGGCTGGGACTCGGGGCGGCTGGCGATGATCCTCGCGGTACTGGAGGCGCGTTGTGGCCTCAGCTTCTCGACCAGCGAGGTCTATTTGAACATCGCCGGCGGCTATCGTGTGCAGGATCCGGCGGCGGACATGGCGGTCGCCGCGGCTTTGGTCTCGGCGCTGTCCGAACGGCCGGTCGCGGCCGACGCGGTGGCGTTCGGCGAGATCGCGCTGTCGGGCGAAGTGCGTCCGGTCGCGCATGGCGCGCTGCGGCTCAAGGAGGCCGGCAAGCTCGGCTTTACGCGTGCGCTGGTGCCGGCGAGCCAGCCCAAGGAAGGCACGATGGCGCTGACCGGGTTCAAGAACCTCGGCGGCTTCGTCGAGCATATGCTGGGGCGGTAA
- a CDS encoding glycosyltransferase family 1 protein gives MNPTDLRVALFSGNYNYVRDGANQALNKLVRHLLDRGVQVRVYSPTTNTPAFAPEGDLVSVPAWPVPGGRGEYKIALGLPKGPRADLEAFKPNLVHVSAPEFLGHAAIAWARDRGVPAVASLHTRFETYPRYYGIGFLEPWLIRRLTRFYNKFDRVVVPGNSIADLIKDWGVITPISIWSRGVDHARFNPGRRDDAWRRSLGIPDDVAAIGFLGRLVLEKGLDIFAEVARELKRRDVPHRILVIGEGPARDWFAERVPDAIFTGFQSGDDLGRAVAGMDVFFNPSITETFGNVTSEAMACGVPVVAAKATGAMDLVEEGVTGFLVPPRAVEAYADAIERLARDGAMRRSFGAAGHARMQSHVWDRVNQAVLDAYLEVMAARTPR, from the coding sequence ATGAATCCGACCGACCTTCGTGTCGCCCTGTTCAGCGGCAACTATAATTATGTCCGCGACGGCGCGAATCAGGCGCTGAACAAACTCGTCCGCCATCTGCTCGACCGCGGCGTGCAGGTGCGCGTCTACTCGCCGACGACCAATACGCCCGCCTTCGCGCCGGAGGGCGATCTGGTCAGCGTCCCCGCCTGGCCCGTCCCCGGCGGGCGCGGCGAATACAAGATCGCGCTCGGCCTGCCCAAGGGGCCGCGCGCCGATCTCGAGGCGTTCAAGCCCAATCTCGTCCACGTCTCGGCGCCCGAATTCCTCGGCCACGCCGCCATCGCCTGGGCGCGCGATCGCGGCGTCCCGGCGGTCGCCTCGCTCCACACGCGGTTCGAGACCTATCCGCGCTATTACGGCATCGGCTTCCTCGAGCCCTGGCTGATCCGCCGCCTCACCCGCTTCTACAACAAGTTCGACCGCGTCGTGGTGCCCGGCAACTCGATCGCCGATCTGATCAAGGACTGGGGCGTCATCACGCCAATCAGCATCTGGTCGCGCGGCGTCGATCACGCGCGCTTCAACCCGGGTCGCCGCGACGATGCCTGGCGCCGCAGCCTCGGCATCCCCGACGACGTCGCGGCGATCGGCTTCCTCGGCCGGCTCGTGCTGGAAAAGGGCCTCGACATCTTCGCCGAGGTCGCGCGCGAGCTGAAGCGCCGTGACGTGCCGCACCGCATCCTGGTGATCGGCGAGGGCCCGGCGCGCGACTGGTTCGCCGAGCGCGTGCCCGACGCGATCTTCACCGGCTTCCAGTCGGGCGACGATCTCGGCCGCGCGGTCGCCGGGATGGACGTGTTCTTCAACCCGTCGATCACCGAGACCTTCGGCAACGTGACCTCGGAAGCGATGGCGTGCGGCGTGCCCGTGGTCGCGGCCAAGGCGACCGGGGCGATGGACCTGGTCGAAGAAGGCGTGACGGGCTTCCTGGTACCGCCCCGCGCGGTCGAAGCTTATGCCGACGCGATCGAGCGCCTCGCCCGCGACGGCGCGATGCGCCGCAGCTTCGGCGCGGCCGGCCATGCCAGGATGCAGTCCCATGTCTGGGACCGCGTCAACCAGGCCGTGCTGGATGCCTATCTGGAGGTGATGGCGGCGCGCACACCCCGATAA
- a CDS encoding PadR family transcriptional regulator codes for MEFGGFGPRGRRQWGPFTVEWDVRTDGMGGGRGRRRMFQGDELRLILLKLIEEAPRHGYDLIREIEERTGGAYAPSPGVVYPTLTMLADMELIAEQASDDAKKVFAITTAGQAHLTEREEEVEALMERLAEIGTMRSRSHGSPVRRAMGNLRQVLQHRLGDGEVSQETLHAVADIIDEAARKIERL; via the coding sequence ATGGAGTTTGGCGGGTTCGGTCCGCGCGGACGGCGCCAATGGGGGCCGTTCACGGTGGAATGGGACGTGCGCACCGACGGCATGGGCGGCGGCCGCGGACGGCGGCGCATGTTCCAGGGCGACGAACTGCGCCTGATCCTGCTCAAGCTGATCGAGGAAGCGCCGCGCCACGGCTATGACCTGATCCGCGAGATCGAGGAGCGCACCGGCGGCGCCTATGCGCCGAGCCCGGGCGTGGTCTATCCGACGCTGACGATGCTCGCCGACATGGAGCTGATCGCCGAGCAGGCGAGCGACGACGCCAAGAAGGTGTTCGCGATCACCACCGCGGGCCAGGCGCACCTGACCGAGCGCGAGGAAGAGGTCGAGGCGCTGATGGAGCGGCTGGCCGAGATCGGCACGATGCGCTCGCGCAGCCATGGCAGCCCGGTGCGGCGCGCGATGGGCAACCTGCGCCAGGTGCTCCAGCACCGGCTGGGCGATGGCGAGGTGAGCCAGGAGACCCTGCATGCGGTCGCCGACATCATCGACGAGGCGGCGCGCAAGATCGAGAGGCTGTAA
- a CDS encoding YafY family protein, which yields MRRADRLFQIIQLLRRHNKPVTAEVIAEELETSKRTIYRDIATLMAQRVPIRGEAGIGYVLDGGFDLPPLMLTTDEVEAAVLGAQWVKAQGDRELSRAAEDLIAKLAATVPENLRALVLEPVVAAPPRWEEPVEPLDMAQLRLWCRRGMKLDLDYGDGEGRRSQRTIWPFLVGYRDAVRMVFAWCELRQDFRSFRIDRIETAAFREERYPDRPAALQNRWRKMMEAKYRS from the coding sequence ATGCGCCGCGCCGACCGCCTGTTCCAGATCATCCAGCTGCTGCGGCGGCACAACAAGCCGGTGACCGCCGAGGTGATTGCCGAGGAGCTGGAGACCTCCAAGCGCACCATCTATCGCGACATCGCCACGCTGATGGCGCAGCGCGTGCCGATCCGCGGTGAGGCGGGGATCGGCTATGTGCTCGACGGCGGGTTCGACCTGCCGCCGCTGATGCTGACCACCGACGAGGTCGAGGCGGCGGTGCTCGGCGCGCAATGGGTCAAGGCGCAGGGCGACCGGGAATTATCGCGGGCGGCGGAGGATTTGATCGCCAAGCTCGCCGCGACCGTGCCCGAGAATCTGCGGGCCCTCGTGCTCGAACCCGTGGTGGCGGCGCCCCCGCGCTGGGAGGAGCCGGTCGAGCCGCTCGACATGGCGCAATTGCGGTTGTGGTGCCGGCGCGGGATGAAGCTCGACCTCGACTATGGCGACGGCGAGGGGCGGCGCTCGCAGCGCACCATCTGGCCGTTCCTGGTCGGCTATCGTGACGCGGTGCGCATGGTCTTCGCCTGGTGCGAGCTGCGCCAGGATTTCCGCAGCTTCCGCATCGACCGGATCGAGACCGCTGCGTTCCGTGAGGAGCGCTATCCCGATCGTCCGGCGGCGCTGCAGAACCGCTGGCGCAAGATGATGGAAGCGAAATACCGTTCCTGA
- a CDS encoding glutathione S-transferase N-terminal domain-containing protein: MTDLSQFPITRRWPAQHPDRIQLYSLNTPNGVKAGIMLEETGLPYEPHLVDITVDDQKTPEFLSLNPNGKIPAMIDPDGPDGRPQALFESGAILIYLAEKTGQFLDPAQRYETIAWLMWQMGGIGPMFGQLGFFHKFAGREIEDKRPLERYVNESRRLLGVLDGRLEGREWIMGDYSIADIASLGWVRNLIGFYEARELVGFDAFTNVAAWLERGLARPAVQRGLVVTAKG, encoded by the coding sequence ATGACCGATCTGTCGCAGTTCCCGATCACCCGCCGCTGGCCGGCGCAGCATCCCGACCGCATCCAGCTCTATTCGCTTAACACGCCGAACGGGGTGAAGGCGGGGATCATGCTGGAGGAGACCGGGCTGCCCTATGAGCCGCACCTCGTCGACATCACGGTCGACGACCAGAAGACCCCCGAATTCCTGAGCCTCAACCCCAACGGCAAGATCCCGGCGATGATCGATCCCGACGGGCCGGACGGGCGCCCGCAGGCGCTGTTCGAGAGTGGGGCGATCCTGATCTACCTCGCCGAGAAGACGGGCCAGTTCCTCGATCCGGCGCAGCGCTACGAGACGATCGCGTGGCTGATGTGGCAGATGGGCGGGATCGGGCCGATGTTCGGGCAACTCGGCTTCTTCCACAAATTCGCCGGCCGGGAGATCGAGGACAAGCGACCGCTCGAGCGTTACGTCAACGAGTCCAGGCGGTTGCTGGGCGTTCTGGATGGCCGTCTCGAAGGCCGCGAGTGGATCATGGGCGACTATTCGATCGCCGACATCGCCTCGCTCGGCTGGGTGCGCAACCTGATCGGCTTCTACGAGGCGCGCGAGCTGGTCGGGTTCGATGCCTTCACCAACGTCGCTGCCTGGCTCGAGCGGGGGCTGGCGCGGCCGGCCGTGCAGCGCGGGCTGGTGGTGACGGCGAAGGGATAG
- a CDS encoding glutathione S-transferase family protein codes for MLTFYHAPETRSGRTMWLLEESGLPFETRYVNVQRADGSGAFDPANVHPDGKVPAIVHDGVVISESYAIAVYVADLATDSGLGAPVGSAERGPFLAWLMWLATELEPAIFMRLYGGAEGNPMAEKSYRQVVRRLELALANGPYLMGHRFTAVDVMAGSTVAWARHVFPESAEIDAWLARIADRPAHQRACENDAELVAA; via the coding sequence ATGCTTACTTTCTATCACGCCCCCGAAACCCGCTCGGGCCGCACCATGTGGCTGCTGGAGGAGAGCGGCCTCCCGTTCGAGACGCGCTACGTCAACGTCCAGCGCGCCGACGGCAGCGGCGCGTTCGACCCCGCCAATGTCCACCCCGACGGCAAGGTGCCGGCGATCGTCCATGACGGCGTGGTCATCTCTGAAAGCTATGCCATCGCCGTCTATGTCGCCGATCTCGCAACCGACTCCGGCCTCGGCGCCCCGGTCGGCTCGGCCGAGCGCGGCCCCTTCCTTGCCTGGCTGATGTGGCTCGCGACCGAGCTCGAGCCGGCGATCTTCATGCGCCTCTATGGCGGCGCCGAGGGCAATCCGATGGCCGAGAAGTCCTACCGCCAGGTCGTCCGGCGTCTCGAGCTCGCGCTCGCCAACGGGCCGTATCTGATGGGCCACCGCTTCACCGCGGTCGACGTCATGGCGGGCTCGACCGTCGCCTGGGCGCGCCACGTCTTCCCCGAAAGCGCCGAGATCGACGCCTGGCTCGCGCGTATCGCCGACCGCCCGGCGCACCAGCGCGCGTGCGAGAATGATGCGGAGCTGGTGGCGGCGTAA
- a CDS encoding helix-turn-helix transcriptional regulator — protein sequence MAITVLLDDLLIERRMTLTEFAERIDLTLANASILKTGKARAIRFSTLEAMCRVLECQPGDLLRYEPDA from the coding sequence ATGGCGATCACCGTGTTGCTCGACGATCTGCTGATCGAACGGCGGATGACCCTCACCGAGTTTGCCGAGCGGATCGACCTGACCCTCGCCAACGCCTCGATCCTCAAAACCGGCAAGGCCAGGGCGATCCGTTTCTCGACGCTGGAGGCGATGTGCCGCGTGCTGGAGTGCCAGCCCGGCGACCTGCTGCGCTACGAGCCGGACGCTTGA